One Candidatus Ornithobacterium hominis genomic region harbors:
- a CDS encoding aminotransferase class I/II-fold pyridoxal phosphate-dependent enzyme has product MDIFERIKQNRGPLGQFADYGEGYFIFPKLEGELGPRMKFQGKEVICWSLNNYLGLANHPEVREIDKKASEEYGLAYPMGARAMSGHTEKHEELENKLAKFVNKEVAYLLNFGYQGMLSIIDTLLSPKDVVVYDSDSHACIVDGVRLHLGKRFTYQHNDAESLEKMLKRAQNITEKTDGGILVISEGVFGMRGEQGNLKEIVALKQKYDFRLLVDDAHGFGTLGKTGAGAGEEQGVQDEIDVYFSTFAKSMASLGAFVAGNKNVIEYLQYNMRSQVFAKSLPMALVIGALKRLDMLQNQSELKDKLWENTNKLQSGLRKAGFNLGSTNTCVTPVFLEGSTVEGTLLVKDLRENHGIFTSIVVYPVIPKGMILLRLIPTAAHTDKDIEDTIHAFTAIRDKLVSGQYAEIEKKMDVEYQQY; this is encoded by the coding sequence ATGGATATTTTTGAAAGAATAAAACAGAATAGAGGCCCATTAGGTCAGTTTGCAGATTATGGAGAAGGTTATTTTATTTTCCCTAAGCTAGAGGGGGAATTAGGCCCACGAATGAAATTTCAAGGGAAAGAAGTTATTTGCTGGAGTTTAAATAACTATTTAGGTTTAGCTAATCACCCTGAAGTTCGAGAAATAGATAAAAAAGCCAGTGAAGAATATGGCTTGGCTTACCCTATGGGAGCTCGAGCGATGAGTGGCCACACCGAAAAGCATGAGGAGCTTGAAAATAAATTAGCAAAATTTGTAAATAAAGAAGTTGCATATTTATTGAATTTTGGATACCAAGGGATGCTATCTATCATAGATACACTATTGAGCCCAAAAGATGTGGTAGTATACGATAGTGATAGTCATGCATGTATAGTAGATGGCGTTCGATTGCATTTAGGTAAACGATTTACTTACCAACATAATGATGCTGAAAGTCTTGAGAAAATGCTAAAAAGAGCTCAAAATATTACAGAAAAAACGGATGGAGGAATTTTAGTGATTTCTGAAGGAGTTTTTGGAATGCGAGGCGAGCAAGGGAATTTAAAAGAAATCGTTGCACTAAAGCAAAAATATGACTTCAGACTATTAGTGGATGATGCGCATGGTTTTGGAACCTTGGGCAAAACAGGAGCAGGTGCTGGAGAAGAGCAGGGAGTTCAAGATGAAATTGATGTGTATTTTTCAACCTTTGCAAAATCAATGGCAAGTTTAGGAGCATTTGTTGCAGGCAATAAAAATGTAATAGAATATTTACAATATAATATGCGCTCTCAAGTTTTTGCTAAATCTTTGCCCATGGCATTGGTGATTGGTGCGCTAAAAAGATTAGACATGCTACAAAATCAGTCAGAGCTAAAAGATAAACTTTGGGAAAATACCAATAAACTTCAGTCAGGATTAAGAAAAGCTGGATTCAATTTAGGTAGTACAAACACTTGTGTAACACCAGTTTTCTTAGAAGGATCCACGGTAGAAGGCACGTTACTAGTCAAAGATCTTCGTGAAAATCATGGAATTTTCACCAGCATTGTCGTTTACCCAGTGATTCCAAAAGGAATGATTTTATTGAGATTAATTCCAACCGCAGCCCATACAGACAAAGATATTGAAGACACCATCCATGCCTTTACAGCCATTCGAGATAAATTAGTATCTGGACAATACGCAGAAATTGAGAAGAAAATGGATGTAGAATATCAACAATATTAA
- the rpsU gene encoding 30S ribosomal protein S21: protein MLIVPVKDGESIERALKRYKRKYDRTKVLRELRERQQFTKPSVKRRQEILRAAYKQRMQQENEA from the coding sequence ATGTTAATAGTTCCAGTAAAAGACGGAGAATCAATCGAAAGAGCTTTAAAACGCTACAAGAGAAAATATGATAGAACAAAGGTTTTAAGAGAATTAAGGGAAAGACAACAATTCACAAAACCTTCAGTAAAACGTCGTCAGGAGATATTAAGAGCTGCGTACAAACAGCGAATGCAGCAAGAAAACGAAGCTTAA
- a CDS encoding tyrosine-type recombinase/integrase: MLVDRFLIYIRDEKRYSKHTLHAYDFDLNQFIEFLESKGILDFHEVNLVILRSYIAFLNQQNLKAVTINRKISAIKKFFSFLVELKEISLNPAKDLKFLKPLKNIDPPLSESEVKKILEMEFDLEEVNQRRDYLIIQMFFFTGIRRAELIGLTSSDILLGEKMIRVRGKGSKTRMIPISSYLADQVEQYMNLMQDKTRLNLRESLFYTHKGNKIYPKFVHNLINSYLSIVSTKRKKSPHVLRHTFATQLLKKGADINSVKELMGHSAISSTEKYTHYNIEELKKVYNHSHPREKK; this comes from the coding sequence ATGTTAGTAGATCGGTTTTTAATTTACATCAGAGACGAAAAAAGATACTCCAAGCATACATTGCATGCTTACGATTTTGATTTAAATCAATTTATTGAATTTTTAGAATCCAAAGGAATCTTAGATTTTCATGAAGTAAATTTAGTGATATTGAGAAGTTATATAGCTTTCTTGAATCAACAGAATTTAAAGGCAGTAACTATTAACAGGAAAATCAGTGCAATAAAAAAGTTTTTTAGTTTTTTGGTTGAGTTAAAAGAAATATCACTTAATCCAGCAAAAGATTTAAAATTTTTAAAGCCTTTAAAAAATATTGATCCACCATTATCAGAATCAGAAGTAAAAAAGATTCTAGAAATGGAATTTGATTTAGAAGAAGTAAATCAAAGAAGAGATTATTTAATCATTCAAATGTTTTTTTTCACAGGAATCAGAAGAGCAGAATTGATTGGTTTAACTAGCTCTGATATCTTACTTGGTGAGAAGATGATAAGAGTGCGAGGAAAGGGAAGCAAAACACGCATGATTCCGATATCTTCTTATTTAGCAGACCAAGTAGAACAATATATGAATTTGATGCAAGATAAAACAAGATTAAATTTAAGAGAATCCCTTTTTTATACGCATAAAGGAAATAAGATTTATCCAAAATTTGTACATAACTTAATCAATTCGTACCTTAGTATAGTTTCCACAAAAAGGAAGAAAAGCCCACATGTTTTGCGTCATACGTTTGCGACGCAATTATTGAAAAAAGGTGCGGATATTAATAGTGTAAAAGAATTAATGGGTCATTCAGCTATATCATCAACAGAAAAATATACCCATTATAACATTGAAGAATTAAAAAAAGTGTATAACCATTCTCATCCAAGAGAAAAAAAATGA
- the hpf gene encoding ribosome hibernation-promoting factor, HPF/YfiA family has product MKVNLQAINFSAKQELVEFIEEKLNKLDQFSDQIVGAEVYLKLDNNHSKENKVIEIRLQVPGDDIVVEKNGSSFEEATNLAVDTLKRQIIKKKEKAANK; this is encoded by the coding sequence ATGAAAGTAAATTTGCAAGCAATAAATTTCAGCGCAAAACAAGAATTAGTTGAATTTATAGAAGAAAAATTAAATAAATTAGATCAATTTTCAGATCAGATTGTAGGAGCAGAAGTTTATTTAAAGTTGGATAACAATCATAGTAAAGAAAATAAAGTAATAGAAATCAGATTGCAAGTACCTGGAGATGATATTGTTGTGGAGAAGAATGGCTCTTCTTTTGAGGAAGCGACCAATCTTGCCGTCGATACATTAAAACGCCAAATAATCAAGAAAAAAGAAAAAGCTGCGAATAAATAA
- the tuf gene encoding elongation factor Tu, whose product MAKETFNRDKPHLNIGTIGHVDHGKTTLTAAITKVLADKGFSEARAFDQIDNAPEEKERGITINSSHVEYQTENRHYAHVDCPGHADYVKNMVTGAAQMDGAILVVAATDGPMPQTREHILLCRQVNVPRIVVFLNKADMVDDEELMELVDMEVRDLLSSYEYDGDNTPVIQGSALGALNGEEKWVDTVLKLMDSVDEWIEIPERDQDKPFLMPIEDIFSITGRGTVATGRIEAGVINTGDPVDIVGMGDEKLTSTITGVEMFRKILDRGEAGDNVGLLLRGIEKSQISRGMVVAAKDSVTPHAKFKAEVYILTKEEGGRHTPFKNNYRPQFYVRTTDVTGEIHLPEGVEMVMPGDNITIEVDLIQPIALNEGLRFAIREGGRTVGAGQVTEILD is encoded by the coding sequence ATGGCAAAGGAAACTTTTAACCGAGACAAGCCGCATTTAAATATAGGTACTATTGGTCACGTTGACCATGGTAAGACTACTTTAACTGCAGCGATTACTAAAGTATTAGCAGATAAGGGTTTTTCGGAAGCGCGTGCTTTTGATCAAATTGACAATGCTCCTGAAGAGAAGGAGAGAGGTATTACAATTAACTCTTCTCACGTGGAATACCAAACAGAAAATCGTCACTATGCGCATGTTGACTGTCCTGGTCACGCTGATTACGTTAAAAACATGGTAACAGGAGCTGCGCAAATGGATGGTGCAATTTTGGTTGTGGCTGCGACAGATGGTCCAATGCCTCAAACGCGTGAGCATATCCTTTTGTGTCGTCAGGTGAATGTTCCAAGAATTGTTGTTTTCTTGAATAAAGCAGACATGGTTGATGATGAGGAATTGATGGAGCTTGTGGATATGGAAGTGAGAGATTTGCTTTCTTCTTATGAGTATGATGGAGATAATACTCCTGTAATACAAGGTTCTGCCTTAGGAGCTCTGAACGGGGAAGAGAAGTGGGTTGACACTGTGTTGAAGTTGATGGATAGTGTAGATGAGTGGATTGAAATTCCAGAAAGAGATCAAGATAAGCCTTTCTTGATGCCAATCGAGGATATCTTTTCAATTACAGGTCGAGGTACCGTTGCTACTGGGCGCATTGAGGCAGGTGTGATTAATACAGGAGATCCTGTTGATATTGTGGGTATGGGAGATGAGAAGTTGACCTCTACTATTACAGGAGTTGAGATGTTTAGAAAAATTCTTGACAGAGGTGAAGCTGGAGATAATGTAGGTCTTTTATTGAGAGGTATTGAGAAAAGTCAAATTAGCCGTGGAATGGTTGTTGCAGCTAAAGATAGCGTTACTCCTCATGCTAAATTTAAAGCAGAGGTCTATATTTTGACTAAAGAAGAAGGTGGTCGTCATACTCCGTTTAAAAACAATTACCGTCCTCAGTTTTATGTGAGAACTACTGACGTTACAGGTGAAATTCACTTGCCTGAAGGAGTTGAGATGGTGATGCCTGGGGATAATATCACTATTGAAGTTGATTTGATTCAACCGATTGCACTCAACGAAGGTCTTCGATTTGCAATTAGAGAAGGTGGTCGAACTGTAGGTGCTGGTCAGGTAACTGAAATTTTAGATTAA
- the secE gene encoding preprotein translocase subunit SecE, which yields MKEIVDFVKGSYDEFANHVTWPKWDTLQSATIAVAVFTLILSLFLYGVDTLFSDIINGLYRLLK from the coding sequence ATGAAAGAAATCGTTGATTTTGTGAAAGGCTCTTATGATGAGTTTGCAAATCATGTGACTTGGCCCAAATGGGACACCCTTCAATCAGCAACGATCGCTGTAGCGGTGTTTACTTTGATATTGTCATTGTTTTTATATGGTGTAGACACATTATTTAGTGATATTATTAATGGATTATATAGATTGTTAAAATAA
- the nusG gene encoding transcription termination/antitermination protein NusG: MSEMKWYVLKTISGREHKVKEYIEDEISYQGLSNHLGQIVVPVEKVIQIKNGKKLQKERVYYPGYVMIEVDLIGEIPHIIKNVNGVISFLSSTKGGDPVPMRKNEVNRMLGRMDDLSDEEELVNIPYMVGETIKVIDGPFNNFNGVIEEINEEKRKLKVMVSIFGRKTPLELNYVQVEKI, encoded by the coding sequence ATGAGTGAAATGAAATGGTATGTTCTTAAGACGATTAGTGGAAGAGAGCATAAGGTCAAAGAGTACATTGAAGATGAAATTTCTTATCAAGGTTTGAGTAACCATTTAGGGCAGATTGTTGTTCCTGTAGAGAAAGTTATTCAGATTAAAAATGGGAAAAAGTTACAAAAAGAGCGAGTTTATTACCCAGGATATGTGATGATTGAAGTGGATTTAATAGGTGAAATACCTCACATTATCAAAAATGTAAATGGTGTGATAAGTTTCTTGAGTTCTACTAAAGGAGGAGATCCTGTCCCTATGCGAAAAAATGAAGTTAATCGTATGTTAGGTAGAATGGATGATCTTTCTGATGAGGAGGAATTAGTTAATATTCCTTATATGGTTGGCGAAACAATCAAAGTTATTGATGGTCCTTTTAATAATTTCAATGGAGTTATAGAAGAAATCAATGAAGAAAAAAGAAAGTTGAAAGTTATGGTTTCAATTTTTGGTCGTAAAACTCCTTTGGAGTTGAATTATGTTCAAGTAGAAAAAATTTAG
- the rplK gene encoding 50S ribosomal protein L11, whose protein sequence is MAKKIQKIVKLQVRGGQANPSPPVGPALGAAGVNIMEFCKQFNGRTQDKQGKVLPVVITVYQDKSFDFVVKTPPAAVQLLEAAKLKGASGEPNRVKVATVTWDQVQAIAEDKMADLNCFTVNSAMKMVAGTARSMGINVKGGTKPE, encoded by the coding sequence ATGGCAAAAAAAATTCAAAAAATTGTAAAACTTCAGGTTAGAGGTGGGCAAGCAAATCCTTCCCCACCCGTAGGTCCTGCTTTAGGTGCTGCAGGGGTTAATATTATGGAGTTTTGTAAACAATTTAATGGTCGTACACAAGACAAGCAGGGTAAAGTTTTACCTGTGGTTATTACTGTTTATCAAGATAAATCTTTTGATTTTGTTGTTAAGACTCCTCCTGCTGCTGTTCAGTTACTAGAGGCTGCTAAATTAAAAGGAGCTTCAGGTGAACCTAATAGGGTCAAGGTTGCTACTGTAACATGGGATCAAGTTCAAGCGATAGCAGAAGATAAAATGGCTGATTTGAATTGTTTTACAGTTAATTCAGCAATGAAAATGGTAGCTGGAACTGCGAGATCAATGGGGATTAATGTGAAAGGTGGAACTAAACCAGAGTAA
- the rplA gene encoding 50S ribosomal protein L1, with the protein MANLTKNQKEIAKKYDKTKAYTLEEASSIVKEISMVKFDATVDIAVRLGVDPKKANQMVRGVVSLPHGTGKDVKVLALVTPDKEQEAKDAGADYVGLDEYLEKIKEGWTDVDVIVTMPAVMGKLGPLGRVLGPRGLMPNPKAGTVTMDVSKAVSDVKAGKIDFRVDKTGIVHAIVGKVSFPAEKIMENAKELIQTLQKMKPTAAKGVYMKSIYLSSTMSPSVQVDPKSV; encoded by the coding sequence ATGGCAAATTTAACTAAAAATCAAAAAGAGATAGCGAAGAAATATGATAAGACTAAAGCTTACACTTTAGAAGAAGCTTCTTCGATTGTAAAAGAGATAAGCATGGTAAAGTTTGACGCTACGGTTGATATTGCTGTTCGCTTAGGTGTAGATCCTAAGAAAGCAAATCAAATGGTAAGAGGCGTTGTTTCTTTGCCACATGGAACAGGAAAAGATGTTAAAGTTTTAGCCTTAGTTACTCCAGATAAAGAGCAAGAAGCGAAAGATGCGGGTGCAGATTATGTGGGTCTTGATGAGTATTTAGAGAAAATCAAAGAAGGTTGGACAGATGTAGATGTTATTGTAACCATGCCTGCTGTAATGGGGAAATTAGGTCCATTAGGTAGAGTTCTTGGGCCACGTGGGCTAATGCCTAATCCTAAAGCTGGAACAGTTACGATGGATGTTTCAAAAGCAGTAAGTGATGTGAAAGCTGGAAAGATTGATTTTAGGGTTGATAAAACTGGCATCGTTCATGCTATTGTAGGAAAGGTTTCTTTTCCTGCGGAAAAGATTATGGAAAATGCAAAGGAATTGATTCAAACTTTACAAAAAATGAAACCTACTGCAGCAAAAGGTGTTTATATGAAGAGTATTTACTTATCTTCAACGATGAGTCCTTCTGTACAAGTAGATCCAAAAAGTGTTTAA
- the rplJ gene encoding 50S ribosomal protein L10: MTREQKAQMIDDLQQILVDTDTIYLTDISGLNASETSILRRACFKKDIQLRVVKNTLLKKAMERVEDKEYEELYDVLKGNTAIMISDKENAPAKVIKDFRKKSEKPILKGAWIQAAVYVGDDKVDTLSNLKSKEELIGDVINILQSPMKTVVSQLQSGGQKLSGLVKTLSERSE; encoded by the coding sequence ATGACAAGAGAACAAAAAGCGCAAATGATAGATGATCTTCAACAGATATTGGTTGATACAGATACTATATATTTAACAGATATTTCGGGATTAAATGCTTCTGAGACTTCAATTTTAAGAAGAGCTTGTTTTAAGAAAGATATTCAGCTAAGAGTGGTGAAAAACACTTTGTTGAAAAAAGCTATGGAGCGTGTAGAAGATAAAGAATATGAAGAGTTGTATGATGTTCTGAAAGGGAACACTGCAATTATGATTTCTGATAAAGAAAATGCTCCAGCAAAGGTAATTAAAGATTTTAGAAAAAAATCAGAGAAACCTATCTTAAAAGGGGCTTGGATTCAAGCCGCAGTTTATGTTGGTGATGACAAGGTTGATACTTTATCTAACTTGAAATCTAAAGAAGAATTGATAGGCGATGTAATCAATATCCTACAGTCTCCAATGAAAACAGTTGTTTCTCAACTCCAAAGTGGAGGACAGAAATTATCTGGATTAGTTAAAACGCTAAGTGAGCGTTCAGAATAA